One Drosophila virilis strain 15010-1051.87 chromosome 5, Dvir_AGI_RSII-ME, whole genome shotgun sequence DNA window includes the following coding sequences:
- the Tom7 gene encoding mitochondrial import receptor subunit TOM7 homolog, with protein MVLSDGAKERLGVVVDVIQTTFHWGFVPMVLYLGFSKGAEPGMPPLSLLSLLWQ; from the exons ATGGTTCTTTCTGATGGTGCTAAGGAACGTCTAGGCGTTGTTGTGGATGTCATTCAGACCACATTCCACTGGGGATTTGTGCCAATGGTCCTTTATTTGG gATTCTCGAAAGGTGCAGAGCCTGGCATGCCGCCACTGTCGCTTTTAAGTCTCTTGtggcaataa